The following proteins are co-located in the Aurantiacibacter atlanticus genome:
- a CDS encoding response regulator, producing the protein MKSAKAKQAPNVTGKKLGRVLLVEDDPVLAMMLEDAFLQAGASEVVICATMQATVKALDDARPDAIVLDVHLADRNDGWAIAEVVTMLGPTPPRIAFSTGSPQDIPPAIAEMGPIFEKPYDPQALVAELSAGRKRGLFSRFLG; encoded by the coding sequence GTGAAATCGGCCAAAGCCAAGCAGGCCCCGAATGTGACGGGCAAGAAGCTCGGCCGGGTTTTGCTGGTTGAGGATGATCCTGTACTGGCCATGATGCTGGAGGACGCCTTCCTGCAAGCCGGTGCCAGTGAAGTCGTGATCTGCGCGACGATGCAGGCAACGGTAAAGGCACTGGACGATGCCCGACCCGATGCCATTGTTCTCGATGTTCATCTGGCGGATCGCAATGATGGCTGGGCCATTGCGGAGGTCGTCACCATGCTTGGGCCAACCCCGCCGCGTATCGCATTTTCTACCGGCTCACCGCAGGACATCCCGCCTGCCATAGCGGAAATGGGGCCGATTTTCGAAAAGCCCTATGATCCCCAGGCCCTCGTCGCTGAATTGTCAGCGGGCCGCAAGCGCGGCCTCTTCTCCCGCTTTCTGGGCTGA